A single Euwallacea similis isolate ESF13 chromosome 1, ESF131.1, whole genome shotgun sequence DNA region contains:
- the LOC136419140 gene encoding protein charybde-like — MEVLPISNETYNNEEDWDCPDYPDSTEPALVEALSKRLEAELREAKNTHLMVGEVLLPNGLTRRIAQDVFSMADNEPYGLRGCALYINFEGEGINKKISTFRCDPSTPPTFEVYLTLKQSTAGWNNFLPQFLKKITRGGAVMISSEYQLQLKKLFRSSLY, encoded by the exons ATGGAAGTACTCCCGATAAGCAACGAAACCTACAACAATGAAGAAG ATTGGGATTGTCCAGATTACCCCGACTCTACCGAGCCAGCCCTGGTTGAGGCCCTATCAAAACGTCTTGAAGCCGAATTAAGGGAGGCTAAGAACACCCATCTGATGGTAGGGGAAGTGTTGCTGCCCAACGGGCTAACCCGCCGGATAGCTCAGGACGTGTTCAGCATGGCGGACAACGAGCCCTACGGCCTGCGAGGCTGCGCCCTCTACATTAACTTTGAAGGCGAGGGCATCAACAAGAAAATCAGTACCTTCAGATGTGATCCTAGTACTCCGCCCACCTTCGAGGTTTATCTTACTCTCAAGCAGAGTACCGCTGGTTGGAACAACTTCCTGCCAcagtttttaaa AAAAATAACTCGTGGCGGAGCTGTAATGATAAGTTCTGAATATCAACTTCAATTGAAGAAACTCTTCAGATCTTCTCTATATTAG